The Catenuloplanes niger genome includes a window with the following:
- a CDS encoding DUF6194 family protein translates to MTFDLAPLLALLDTRPTPVEVLAIGEPHHGEPAFQTLRNEVLLAVAARGFRSIALETDRVRARLVDDHVRGAADTDLDTVLADGFSHGWGTVTGNRDLVVRLREHNASVAPADRISFHGFDAPTEVDSAPSPRPYLLRAFDLVGDRISASRARIEELAGPDARWSSPEAVLDPARSPGLSPDAAALRIIADDLLGALWAAGLTDDVTHAETALWLLRYHAAAAAPDELNVRVTRLIGLRDAWMARNLIDIRERERRRGATLLHAHNAHLQRHGASWDAAGWEHGDLNLRWNPAGRIAAGVLGDRYLFVAGSLGASAAVGLAEPAEGTFEAALADGLNVGATAGDLVGRDDAGHGHFPLTADLIADADAIWHLASVGLDGPTAPEIAERIRNIPGVTEFVADESANRDRFFFAGVSHRMPFATIVTRDTPGVDEESRLDRPGVFRLNIALGRTEFTRRFGYPPADAAEHRAGVDLARIGVLMPHPAYAVQGWAAVLNPPVALLPELDDLLDRARRRASGEAG, encoded by the coding sequence ATGACGTTCGATCTCGCCCCGCTGCTCGCCCTGCTGGACACCCGCCCGACACCGGTGGAGGTGCTCGCGATCGGCGAGCCGCACCACGGTGAGCCCGCGTTCCAGACCCTCCGCAACGAGGTGCTCCTCGCCGTCGCCGCGCGCGGCTTCCGGTCGATCGCGCTGGAGACGGACCGGGTGCGTGCCCGGCTCGTCGACGACCACGTCCGCGGCGCTGCCGACACCGACCTGGACACGGTGCTGGCCGACGGCTTCAGCCACGGCTGGGGCACCGTCACCGGCAACCGGGACCTGGTGGTCCGGCTGCGCGAGCACAACGCGTCGGTGGCGCCCGCGGACCGGATCTCGTTCCACGGCTTCGACGCGCCGACCGAGGTGGACTCCGCGCCGAGCCCCCGCCCGTACCTGCTGCGCGCGTTCGATCTGGTCGGTGACCGGATCTCGGCGAGCCGGGCGCGGATCGAGGAATTGGCCGGCCCGGACGCGCGCTGGTCGAGCCCGGAGGCGGTGCTGGACCCGGCGAGGTCGCCCGGCCTGAGCCCGGACGCGGCCGCGTTGCGGATCATCGCGGACGACCTGCTCGGCGCGCTCTGGGCGGCCGGGCTCACCGACGACGTGACGCACGCGGAGACCGCGCTGTGGCTGTTGCGGTACCACGCGGCGGCGGCCGCGCCGGACGAGCTGAACGTCCGGGTCACGCGCCTGATCGGGCTCCGGGACGCCTGGATGGCCCGCAACCTGATCGACATCCGGGAGCGCGAGCGCCGGCGCGGCGCCACGCTGCTGCACGCGCACAACGCGCACCTGCAGCGGCACGGCGCCTCCTGGGACGCGGCCGGCTGGGAGCACGGCGACCTGAACCTGCGCTGGAACCCGGCCGGGCGGATCGCGGCCGGCGTCCTCGGCGACCGGTACCTCTTCGTGGCCGGCAGCCTCGGCGCCAGCGCCGCGGTGGGCCTCGCGGAACCGGCCGAGGGTACGTTCGAGGCCGCGCTCGCGGACGGGCTCAACGTCGGCGCCACCGCCGGTGACCTGGTCGGCCGCGACGACGCCGGGCACGGGCACTTCCCGCTCACCGCGGACCTGATCGCGGACGCGGACGCGATCTGGCACCTCGCGTCCGTGGGCCTGGACGGGCCGACCGCACCGGAGATCGCGGAACGGATCCGCAACATCCCGGGCGTGACCGAGTTCGTCGCGGACGAGTCCGCCAACCGTGACCGCTTCTTCTTCGCCGGCGTCTCGCACCGCATGCCGTTCGCCACGATCGTCACCCGGGACACCCCGGGCGTCGACGAGGAGTCCCGGCTGGACCGGCCCGGCGTGTTCCGGCTCAACATCGCGCTCGGCCGGACCGAGTTCACCCGCCGCTTCGGCTACCCGCCCGCGGACGCGGCCGAGCACCGCGCCGGCGTCGACCTCGCCCGGATCGGCGTGCTCATGCCGCACCCGGCGTACGCGGTGCAGGGCTGGGCCGCCGTGCTGAACCCACCGGTCGCGCTCCTGCCCGAGCTCGACGACCTGCTCGACCGGGCCCGGCGCCGGGCCTCCGGAGAGGCCGGTTGA
- a CDS encoding STAS domain-containing protein: MTLHVSTRADGSLVIRAIGDVGVEDAVQLRQMLVHAVRRTRPLRLIVDLAAAESVDSINVGTFAATCALADVHQVAVFFDDPAPELAAQLATAGVPRWRLRRSDGL, translated from the coding sequence ATGACGTTGCATGTTTCCACGCGCGCGGACGGCAGCCTGGTCATCCGCGCGATCGGGGACGTGGGGGTGGAGGACGCGGTGCAGCTGCGGCAGATGCTGGTGCACGCGGTGCGCCGCACCCGGCCGCTGCGCCTGATCGTCGACCTGGCCGCGGCGGAGTCCGTCGACTCGATCAATGTGGGCACGTTCGCGGCCACCTGCGCGCTCGCGGACGTGCACCAGGTCGCCGTGTTCTTCGACGATCCGGCGCCGGAGCTGGCGGCGCAGCTGGCGACCGCGGGTGTGCCACGGTGGCGGTTACGCCGCTCGGACGGCCTCTGA
- a CDS encoding SDR family NAD(P)-dependent oxidoreductase produces the protein MRPTAEDVTRGLDLRGRRIIITGGGSGLGAETARVLARAGAEVTVGVRTPVPTPPAGVRARPLDLADLGSVRAFAAAWDGPLDALIANAGVMALANRRLSPAGWEMHLAVNHLGHFALATALHPALRASGHGRLVVLSSGAHRDHPLDRDDPHFAHRPYDRWAAYGQSKTADVLLAVEAARRWAGDGILANAANPGWVMTGLQRHVDDATMTAMGATDANGTVIPRPYSRTLAEGAAGPVTLAVSATTTGAYYEDTAPSANVAPHATDPETAAWLWDHASEAVRAA, from the coding sequence ATGAGACCAACGGCAGAGGACGTCACCCGCGGCCTGGACCTGCGCGGCAGGCGCATCATCATCACCGGCGGCGGCTCCGGGCTGGGCGCCGAGACCGCCCGGGTGCTGGCCCGCGCGGGCGCGGAGGTGACCGTCGGCGTGCGTACCCCCGTGCCGACGCCGCCGGCCGGCGTGCGGGCCCGGCCGCTGGACCTCGCGGACCTCGGCTCGGTCCGGGCGTTCGCGGCGGCGTGGGACGGGCCGCTGGACGCGCTGATCGCGAACGCGGGCGTGATGGCGCTGGCGAACCGGCGGCTGAGCCCGGCCGGCTGGGAGATGCACCTGGCCGTCAACCACCTCGGCCACTTCGCGCTGGCCACCGCGCTGCACCCGGCGCTGCGCGCGTCCGGGCACGGCCGGCTGGTGGTGCTCTCCTCCGGCGCGCACCGCGACCACCCGCTGGACCGCGACGACCCGCACTTCGCGCACCGGCCCTACGACCGGTGGGCCGCCTACGGCCAGTCGAAGACCGCGGACGTGCTGCTCGCCGTGGAGGCCGCGCGGCGGTGGGCCGGCGACGGCATCCTGGCGAACGCGGCCAACCCCGGCTGGGTGATGACCGGCCTGCAACGGCACGTCGACGACGCGACGATGACCGCGATGGGCGCGACGGACGCGAACGGCACCGTCATCCCGCGGCCGTACTCCCGCACGCTCGCCGAGGGCGCGGCCGGCCCGGTCACGCTGGCCGTGTCCGCGACCACCACCGGCGCGTACTACGAGGACACCGCGCCGTCGGCGAACGTGGCCCCGCACGCGACCGACCCGGAGACGGCCGCGTGGCTGTGGGACCACGCGTCAGAGGCCGTCCGAGCGGCGTAA
- a CDS encoding 5,10-methylenetetrahydrofolate reductase, which translates to MIETGGEPLLVGITPPRRSTDPAQAAEIAGRTLERLAAVDIDGLILYDIDDESDRNPEQRPFPYLPTMDPASFHDTHLTGWDRSVIVYRCVGKYPETDLAEWLRSVDTDRVLSVFVGASSGDKPVHTHLGQAHALRREIRGDLALGAVSITERYTRRGDEHLRMLDKQQRGVAFFISQVVYDVGATKSMLSDYFYACRERGVAPRPVILTLSVCGSVKTLEFLQWLGVDVPRWLENTLRHTEDPLNESYDQCVSNARELIAFCRRLGLPFGFNVESVSRRKVEIEASVALAAEIRTLLS; encoded by the coding sequence ATGATCGAAACAGGCGGGGAGCCCCTGCTGGTGGGCATCACGCCACCCCGCCGGTCCACCGACCCCGCGCAGGCGGCCGAGATCGCCGGCCGCACGCTGGAGCGGCTCGCCGCCGTCGACATCGACGGGCTGATCCTCTACGACATCGACGACGAGAGCGACCGCAACCCGGAGCAGCGCCCGTTCCCGTACCTGCCGACCATGGACCCGGCGTCGTTCCACGACACGCACCTGACCGGCTGGGACCGTTCGGTGATCGTCTACCGGTGCGTCGGCAAGTACCCCGAGACCGACCTCGCCGAGTGGCTGCGCTCCGTCGACACCGACCGCGTGCTCAGCGTCTTCGTCGGCGCCTCCTCCGGCGACAAGCCGGTGCACACCCACCTCGGCCAGGCCCACGCGCTGCGCCGGGAGATCCGCGGCGACCTGGCGCTCGGCGCGGTCAGCATCACCGAGCGCTACACCCGCCGCGGTGACGAGCACCTGCGCATGCTGGACAAGCAGCAGCGCGGCGTCGCGTTCTTCATCTCCCAGGTGGTCTACGACGTCGGCGCCACCAAGAGCATGCTGTCCGACTACTTCTACGCCTGCCGGGAGCGCGGCGTCGCCCCACGGCCGGTCATCCTGACGCTGTCGGTCTGCGGCTCGGTCAAGACGCTGGAGTTCCTCCAGTGGCTCGGCGTCGACGTCCCGCGCTGGCTGGAGAACACGCTCCGGCACACCGAGGACCCGCTGAACGAGTCGTACGACCAGTGCGTGTCGAACGCGCGCGAGCTCATCGCGTTCTGCCGCCGGCTCGGGCTCCCGTTCGGCTTCAACGTCGAGAGCGTCTCCCGCCGCAAGGTCGAGATCGAGGCCTCCGTCGCCCTCGCCGCGGAGATCCGCACGCTGCTGTCCTGA
- a CDS encoding barstar family protein → MTHVRPFLEEVVLDAVAASLRARGQRVVRLDAYGWTEDDDPHREIAAALDLPAGDDTSPDGLRHALDGVRAPDGLALAFVGYDGFAAARPETARAVLTVIDEWCAAGPQRSCLVQPPVDG, encoded by the coding sequence ATGACTCACGTCCGCCCGTTTCTGGAAGAGGTCGTGCTCGACGCGGTGGCGGCGTCGCTGCGCGCCCGGGGTCAACGGGTGGTCCGGCTGGACGCGTACGGCTGGACCGAGGACGACGATCCGCACCGGGAGATCGCGGCCGCGCTCGACCTCCCGGCCGGCGACGACACCTCCCCGGACGGGCTCCGGCACGCGCTGGACGGGGTACGCGCCCCGGACGGCCTCGCGCTGGCCTTCGTCGGCTACGACGGTTTCGCGGCCGCGCGCCCGGAGACCGCCCGCGCGGTGCTGACGGTCATCGACGAGTGGTGCGCGGCCGGGCCGCAGCGGTCCTGCCTAGTGCAGCCGCCGGTGGACGGCTAG
- a CDS encoding threonine ammonia-lyase produces the protein MTDVGSPLRTVEPPTAADLDHARHVVAAELAPTPLVRLPLDDLVGADVYAKLETMQPTGSFKVRGALAAVAALGGTDAGVVTASAGNHGLGVAYAATRLGVPVTVVVPANASPAKIDGLRRLGVDPVLHGSSYDDAEVHALALAQRTGAAFVSAYNDPYVIAGQATCLAEVRDQLHGGFTAVVPVGGGGLLAGSVLAAHGPTRAAASPWSSAAARIRVIGVESAASRAVSAAAEAGEITEVEVGPTLADGLAGNLEPGSITPGLAAAHGVEFAAVGEDHITEAVRLLATRCGLIVEGAGAVGLAALLAGTLSPAGPVVLLLTGRNIAAAALSKIIA, from the coding sequence ATGACCGACGTGGGGAGCCCGCTCCGGACGGTCGAACCGCCCACCGCGGCCGACCTGGACCACGCCCGCCACGTCGTCGCCGCCGAACTGGCCCCCACGCCGCTGGTCCGGCTCCCGCTCGACGACCTGGTCGGCGCGGACGTCTACGCCAAGCTCGAGACGATGCAGCCGACCGGGTCGTTCAAGGTCCGGGGTGCGCTCGCGGCCGTCGCCGCGCTCGGCGGTACCGACGCCGGCGTGGTCACCGCGTCCGCCGGCAACCACGGGCTCGGCGTGGCGTACGCGGCCACCCGGCTCGGCGTCCCGGTCACGGTCGTCGTGCCGGCGAACGCGTCACCCGCCAAGATCGACGGGCTGCGCCGGCTGGGCGTCGACCCGGTGCTGCACGGCTCGTCCTACGACGACGCCGAGGTGCACGCGCTCGCGCTGGCGCAGCGGACCGGCGCCGCGTTCGTCTCCGCCTACAACGACCCGTACGTGATCGCCGGCCAGGCCACCTGCCTGGCCGAGGTCCGCGACCAGTTGCACGGCGGCTTCACCGCGGTGGTCCCGGTCGGCGGCGGCGGCCTGCTCGCCGGCTCCGTGCTGGCCGCGCACGGCCCAACCCGTGCCGCGGCCTCGCCGTGGTCGTCCGCGGCCGCGCGCATCCGGGTGATCGGCGTCGAGTCCGCCGCGTCTCGCGCGGTCTCCGCCGCGGCCGAGGCCGGCGAGATCACCGAGGTCGAGGTCGGTCCCACGCTCGCCGACGGGCTGGCCGGCAACCTGGAGCCCGGATCGATCACGCCGGGCCTCGCCGCCGCGCACGGCGTCGAGTTCGCCGCGGTGGGCGAGGACCACATCACCGAGGCGGTACGGCTCCTCGCCACCCGCTGCGGCCTGATCGTCGAGGGCGCCGGCGCGGTCGGCCTGGCCGCGCTGCTGGCCGGCACGCTGTCCCCGGCCGGCCCGGTCGTGCTGCTGCTCACCGGCCGCAACATCGCCGCCGCTGCGCTCTCCAAGATCATTGCCTGA
- a CDS encoding thymidine kinase: MDLTVIVGPVKGGKSLEMISLLSPLEHAGVPHRIFQSMRHGRDTEIVSRAGGSLRTEKVASLRGALDRPVQVIGVDEVHMFSVADVGVLGEALGKGVKVVAAGIDLDHRGELFAPIRALLELAPEKVIHRRAVCDVCRSMDAGWTQVLEHGTPMIRRLAPSTALPDDGTYTYEARCRRCFVFPDHDER, translated from the coding sequence GTGGATCTGACGGTGATCGTGGGCCCGGTCAAGGGTGGCAAGAGCCTGGAGATGATCAGCTTGCTCTCGCCGCTGGAGCACGCCGGTGTGCCGCACCGGATATTCCAGTCGATGCGGCACGGACGGGACACCGAGATCGTGTCGCGTGCCGGGGGCAGTCTGCGGACCGAGAAGGTCGCGAGCCTGCGCGGCGCGCTGGACCGGCCGGTGCAGGTGATCGGCGTGGACGAGGTGCACATGTTCTCGGTCGCGGACGTGGGCGTGCTCGGTGAGGCGCTGGGCAAGGGCGTGAAGGTGGTGGCGGCCGGCATCGACCTGGATCATCGCGGTGAGCTGTTCGCGCCGATCCGGGCGCTGCTGGAGCTGGCGCCGGAGAAGGTGATCCACCGTCGTGCGGTCTGTGACGTGTGCCGGAGCATGGACGCGGGCTGGACGCAGGTGCTGGAGCACGGCACGCCCATGATCAGGCGGTTGGCGCCGTCGACGGCGCTGCCGGACGACGGAACCTACACGTATGAGGCCCGCTGCCGCCGCTGCTTCGTGTTTCCTGATCATGACGAGCGGTAG
- a CDS encoding MerR family transcriptional regulator — protein sequence MALKSQRPVDLAREHGLSAQAIRNYEADGVLPPAERTASGYRIYTDAHAAALRAFLALIPAYGHATARTIMRAVLGGDPDAALRAVDQGHALLLRDRETLDSVEIAIAILSEISPEKRVNLQIGDVAHRLGVTPATLRKWEAAGILTPRRDRTGQRIYDEDDLRDAQLAHLLRRGGYRLDHIATVTAQVRASDGTGALAESLTRWRSRLTARARAMLTAAARLDALLGAESGR from the coding sequence GTGGCGTTGAAGTCTCAACGACCGGTCGACCTGGCGCGGGAGCACGGGCTGTCCGCGCAGGCGATCCGCAACTACGAGGCGGACGGCGTGCTGCCGCCGGCCGAGCGCACCGCCAGCGGCTACCGGATCTACACGGACGCGCATGCGGCGGCGCTGCGGGCGTTCCTGGCGCTGATCCCGGCGTACGGCCACGCGACCGCGCGGACCATCATGCGCGCGGTGCTCGGCGGCGACCCGGACGCCGCGTTACGCGCCGTCGATCAGGGCCACGCGCTGCTGCTGCGGGACCGGGAGACGCTGGACTCGGTCGAGATCGCCATAGCCATATTGTCCGAGATATCGCCGGAAAAGCGGGTGAATCTGCAGATCGGGGACGTGGCCCACCGGCTGGGCGTGACACCGGCGACGCTGCGCAAATGGGAGGCGGCCGGCATCCTGACACCGCGCCGGGACCGCACCGGCCAGCGGATCTACGACGAGGACGACCTGCGCGACGCCCAGCTCGCCCACCTGCTCCGGCGCGGCGGCTACCGCCTGGACCACATCGCCACGGTCACCGCGCAGGTCCGCGCGTCCGACGGCACCGGCGCGCTGGCCGAGTCGCTGACGCGGTGGCGGAGCCGCCTGACCGCCCGCGCCCGCGCGATGCTGACCGCGGCCGCCCGGCTGGACGCCCTGCTCGGCGCCGAATCCGGCCGGTGA
- a CDS encoding FtsX-like permease family protein, with translation MRLVMRRARAARSLLVAAVAATLIATALLTGLAGYSREVVDAGARGAVSAADGDQRSILIRGSAGGDAAGLDERDRRVRERLAGGLGGRETVVSGAGYAAGRQLVGATGTAQPDDDGTVYASVVFLDGIEDHADLVAGAWPAPDAPQAALADDAAAVLGVRAGDTVPILDRVSKKITDVTVTGLWVPRDTNDAYWRLTPDQSSGYGPFVVGRDTFTATFLTNASAAWLVEPDLDGVALAELRRIARDAAVVSEGLPEATGLGRSGLVTSDIGALAGRLATAELVGRSALVTPMLLVIVLSGYALLLVAGLLTEQRRDETALLRARGAARNQLAVLAAREALLVVLPAVLVAPPLATWLVGAAGDLPLLRDAAIDLDPSTDALAWIVAVLAALGCGVAMLAPALRKGGTYAGELAARARPARRTVFQKAGLDLLLIVLAGLGWMQLRQYSSPLAGSGGGLGIDPLLAATPTIAVLGGTVVALRLLPPVTRLAERLVDRKQWISATFGAWQAGRRPHAGPVLLLSLAVAVSTVAWCLASTSARSNADQADHVTGADLRLVEQNGVAPAGRAAQLAGLPGAATVLPAWRDSLRMGPENALGDMVALDAAAAPGVLRLRDDLAGGGAEALLGGLAEARRTAPAVSLPAGGTRLTGTFSGDGVGSPIRTTAVLADGHGTTYRLPLGETWPGDTARFDVELPPGADRLAGFVVDAVGGNGERLDWTLTGLAVDGTPLDLTGATPRWNGTDRAGRVGEASAEGAGVRAAFTVQGVIFGVRSFTFAVVPKATERLSVPVVATPAALSALRLDVGGTTRLSLGGASVEVVVTGRADSLPGDTQSASLLVDLPSLSSTVFNTWGLTRGPQEWWVAAGPGARAEAADAAGALSGLTVLDRVALGGAADSDPYGVGARAALFAAALGAVLLAAVGIAVDVRATGRRRLTEMAVLHTLGVGARQLARALLIEQAFLAGLGVLAGLGVGIAVAATMAPLVVLTPSAERPVPEPVLQVDWPAVGVTGALLLGLALALSALSGVNLRNQLAVAQLRIGEDR, from the coding sequence ATGAGGCTGGTGATGCGGCGCGCCCGCGCGGCGAGGAGCCTGCTGGTCGCGGCCGTCGCGGCGACACTGATCGCGACGGCGCTGCTGACGGGCCTGGCCGGCTACAGCCGGGAGGTCGTCGACGCGGGCGCACGTGGCGCGGTGTCCGCGGCGGACGGTGATCAGCGCTCGATCCTGATCCGGGGATCGGCGGGCGGGGACGCGGCCGGCCTGGACGAGCGGGACCGCAGGGTGCGGGAGCGGCTGGCCGGCGGGCTCGGCGGGCGGGAGACCGTGGTGTCCGGGGCCGGCTACGCGGCCGGCCGGCAGCTGGTCGGCGCGACCGGGACCGCCCAGCCGGACGACGACGGCACGGTGTACGCGTCCGTGGTGTTCCTGGACGGCATCGAGGACCACGCGGACCTGGTGGCGGGCGCGTGGCCGGCGCCGGACGCGCCGCAGGCCGCGCTGGCCGACGACGCCGCGGCCGTGCTCGGCGTGCGCGCCGGTGACACGGTGCCGATCCTGGACCGGGTCAGCAAGAAGATCACCGACGTGACCGTCACCGGCCTGTGGGTGCCGAGGGACACCAACGACGCCTACTGGCGGTTGACCCCGGACCAGTCGTCGGGCTACGGCCCGTTCGTGGTCGGCCGGGACACGTTCACCGCGACCTTCCTGACGAACGCGTCCGCGGCCTGGCTGGTGGAACCGGACCTGGACGGTGTCGCGCTGGCGGAGCTGCGCCGGATCGCGCGGGACGCGGCCGTGGTCTCCGAAGGGCTGCCGGAGGCGACCGGGCTCGGCCGGTCCGGGCTGGTCACGTCGGACATCGGCGCGCTCGCCGGCCGGCTGGCCACCGCGGAACTGGTCGGCCGGTCCGCGCTGGTCACCCCGATGCTGCTGGTGATCGTGCTCAGCGGGTACGCGCTGCTGCTGGTCGCCGGCCTGCTGACCGAGCAGCGCCGGGACGAGACCGCGCTGCTGCGCGCCCGGGGTGCCGCCCGTAACCAGCTGGCCGTACTGGCCGCGCGCGAGGCGCTGCTGGTGGTGCTGCCGGCCGTGCTCGTCGCGCCGCCGCTGGCCACCTGGCTGGTCGGCGCGGCCGGTGACCTGCCGCTGCTGCGTGACGCCGCGATCGACCTCGACCCGTCGACGGACGCGCTCGCCTGGATCGTGGCGGTGCTGGCCGCGCTCGGCTGCGGTGTCGCGATGCTGGCTCCCGCGCTGCGCAAGGGCGGCACGTACGCCGGTGAGCTGGCCGCCCGCGCCCGGCCGGCGAGACGTACGGTGTTCCAGAAGGCCGGGCTGGACCTGCTGCTGATCGTGCTCGCCGGGCTCGGCTGGATGCAGCTGCGGCAGTACTCGTCGCCACTGGCCGGGTCCGGCGGCGGACTCGGCATCGACCCGCTGCTCGCGGCCACGCCGACGATCGCGGTGCTCGGCGGCACGGTGGTCGCGCTGCGGCTGCTGCCGCCGGTGACGAGGCTGGCCGAGCGCCTGGTCGACCGCAAGCAGTGGATCTCCGCGACGTTCGGCGCCTGGCAGGCCGGGCGCCGCCCGCACGCCGGGCCGGTGCTGCTGCTCTCGCTCGCGGTCGCGGTCAGCACGGTCGCGTGGTGCCTGGCCAGCACGTCCGCCCGGTCCAACGCGGATCAGGCGGACCACGTCACCGGCGCGGACCTGCGGCTGGTCGAGCAGAACGGCGTCGCGCCGGCCGGCCGCGCCGCGCAGCTGGCCGGGCTGCCCGGCGCCGCGACCGTGCTGCCCGCCTGGCGGGACAGCCTGCGGATGGGCCCGGAGAACGCGCTCGGCGACATGGTGGCGCTGGACGCGGCGGCCGCGCCCGGCGTGCTGCGCCTGCGCGACGATCTGGCCGGTGGCGGCGCGGAGGCGCTGCTCGGTGGGCTGGCCGAGGCGCGGCGGACCGCGCCGGCGGTGTCGCTGCCGGCCGGTGGCACCCGGCTGACCGGCACGTTCTCCGGGGACGGTGTCGGCTCGCCGATCCGGACCACGGCCGTGCTCGCGGACGGGCACGGCACGACGTACCGGCTCCCGCTCGGCGAGACGTGGCCCGGCGACACGGCCCGCTTCGACGTGGAGTTGCCGCCCGGCGCGGACCGGCTGGCCGGGTTCGTCGTCGACGCGGTCGGCGGTAACGGCGAGCGGCTCGACTGGACGCTGACCGGGCTGGCCGTGGACGGCACGCCGCTGGACCTGACCGGTGCGACGCCGCGGTGGAACGGCACGGACCGGGCCGGCCGGGTCGGCGAGGCGTCCGCCGAGGGGGCGGGGGTGCGCGCCGCGTTCACGGTGCAGGGGGTGATCTTCGGGGTCCGGTCGTTCACGTTCGCGGTCGTGCCGAAGGCCACCGAACGGCTGTCGGTGCCGGTGGTCGCGACCCCGGCGGCGCTCTCCGCGCTGCGGCTGGACGTCGGCGGCACGACCCGGCTGTCGCTCGGTGGCGCCTCGGTCGAGGTGGTCGTCACCGGCCGCGCGGACTCGCTGCCCGGCGACACCCAGTCCGCGTCGCTGCTGGTGGACCTGCCGTCGCTCAGCTCCACCGTGTTCAACACCTGGGGCCTGACCCGTGGCCCGCAGGAGTGGTGGGTGGCGGCCGGGCCGGGCGCCCGCGCCGAGGCCGCGGACGCGGCCGGGGCGCTCAGCGGCCTGACCGTGCTGGACCGGGTCGCGCTCGGCGGCGCGGCGGACTCCGACCCGTACGGCGTCGGCGCGCGGGCCGCCCTGTTCGCGGCCGCGCTCGGTGCGGTGCTGCTGGCCGCCGTCGGCATCGCGGTGGACGTGCGCGCCACCGGGCGCCGCCGGCTGACCGAGATGGCGGTGCTGCACACGCTCGGCGTCGGCGCCCGCCAGCTGGCCCGCGCGCTGCTGATCGAGCAGGCGTTCCTGGCCGGGCTGGGCGTGCTGGCCGGGCTCGGCGTCGGGATCGCGGTCGCGGCCACGATGGCGCCGCTGGTGGTGCTGACGCCGTCCGCGGAGCGGCCGGTGCCGGAGCCGGTGTTGCAGGTCGACTGGCCGGCGGTCGGGGTGACCGGCGCGCTGCTGCTCGGCCTGGCGCTCGCGCTGTCCGCGCTGTCCGGGGTGAACCTGCGTAACCAGCTGGCCGTGGCGCAGCTGCGGATCGGTGAGGACCGGTGA
- a CDS encoding AraC family transcriptional regulator, protein MDPLEDVLRLLGATGRVSAGLIAGGEWAVAFDASRDVKFNLVRTGRALLIVAGTTVPLAAGDCFIVTHPVPFVLAGAVEVAPSPASEVFREVRDGFAHAGDGADFVAIGGRFEMAGRSREVLLDGLPPVIHVPAGTPEAAAVGWAVGEIDAELRAGRAGATLVAEHLALAMLIRVLRLHLPAATGWLRGLADPVVAPALRAIHARPAHPWTVAELAATAAVSRSTLAARFKATVGRGPLEYLTGWRIELAADRLRRGETVAAIAHAVGYGSESALSVAFKRVTGTTPRSYRSFVSGTFR, encoded by the coding sequence GTGGATCCGCTCGAGGACGTGCTGCGGCTGCTCGGGGCGACCGGGCGGGTGTCCGCCGGGCTGATCGCGGGCGGCGAGTGGGCGGTCGCGTTCGACGCGTCGCGGGACGTGAAGTTCAACCTGGTCCGCACCGGACGGGCGCTGCTGATCGTGGCCGGCACCACCGTTCCGCTGGCCGCCGGGGACTGCTTCATCGTCACCCATCCGGTGCCGTTCGTGCTGGCCGGCGCGGTGGAGGTGGCGCCGTCGCCCGCGTCGGAGGTCTTCCGGGAGGTGCGCGACGGCTTCGCGCACGCCGGGGACGGGGCGGACTTCGTCGCGATCGGCGGCCGGTTCGAGATGGCCGGACGGTCGCGGGAGGTGCTGCTGGACGGCCTGCCGCCGGTGATCCACGTGCCCGCGGGGACGCCCGAGGCCGCCGCGGTCGGCTGGGCGGTCGGCGAGATCGACGCGGAGCTGCGGGCCGGCCGGGCCGGTGCCACGCTGGTCGCCGAGCATCTCGCGCTGGCCATGCTGATCCGGGTGCTGCGCCTGCACCTGCCGGCCGCGACCGGCTGGCTCCGCGGCCTCGCGGACCCGGTGGTCGCGCCGGCGCTGCGCGCGATCCACGCCCGCCCGGCGCACCCGTGGACCGTCGCGGAGCTGGCCGCCACGGCCGCGGTCTCCCGGTCCACGCTCGCCGCGCGGTTCAAGGCCACGGTCGGGCGCGGACCGCTGGAGTACCTCACCGGATGGCGGATCGAGCTGGCCGCTGACCGGTTGCGGCGCGGCGAGACGGTGGCCGCGATCGCGCACGCGGTCGGGTACGGCTCGGAGAGCGCGCTGAGCGTCGCGTTCAAGCGCGTCACCGGAACCACACCACGGTCGTACCGATCGTTCGTTTCCGGGACATTCAGGTGA